The Sorangiineae bacterium MSr11367 genome window below encodes:
- a CDS encoding SDR family NAD(P)-dependent oxidoreductase, producing the protein MKEIDGKVAVITGAASGIGRELALELVRAKASVVLGDVDEKGLAETAALVAEAGGVARIVTCDVSKPEQVDELAARSYEQFGAVHLLFNNAGVGVLGPTWTTTLEDWQWVLGINVMGVVHGIRAFVPRMIQQGGPAHVINTASVAGLVSIPGNSVYAVSKHSVVALSECLYHDLKVAGTSIGVSVLCPAYVNTGIGDSARNRPQELSATNPHAADYEPMLRKALASGRLSAADVAKITVEAVRNDRFYVLPHPKIKSSIESRMRDILDERNPTNLLPT; encoded by the coding sequence ATGAAAGAAATCGACGGGAAGGTGGCGGTCATTACCGGCGCCGCCAGCGGCATCGGGCGTGAGCTGGCCTTGGAGCTCGTGCGTGCGAAGGCGTCGGTCGTTTTGGGCGATGTCGACGAAAAAGGTTTGGCCGAAACGGCAGCCCTCGTGGCCGAGGCCGGCGGCGTCGCGCGCATCGTGACGTGCGATGTGTCCAAACCCGAGCAGGTCGACGAACTTGCCGCCCGTTCGTACGAGCAGTTCGGCGCCGTGCATCTCCTGTTCAACAATGCGGGGGTCGGTGTTCTCGGCCCGACCTGGACCACCACGTTGGAAGATTGGCAGTGGGTGCTCGGCATCAACGTGATGGGCGTGGTCCACGGCATCCGCGCCTTCGTTCCTCGCATGATCCAGCAGGGCGGCCCGGCCCACGTGATCAACACGGCTTCTGTCGCGGGCCTCGTCTCGATCCCCGGAAACAGCGTGTATGCCGTGAGCAAGCACAGTGTGGTGGCGCTGTCCGAGTGCCTCTACCATGACTTGAAGGTTGCAGGCACAAGCATTGGCGTCTCCGTCCTGTGCCCCGCGTACGTGAATACCGGCATCGGTGACTCGGCGCGCAACCGCCCGCAGGAGCTGAGCGCCACGAACCCGCACGCGGCCGACTACGAGCCCATGTTGCGCAAGGCACTTGCTTCGGGCCGTCTTTCCGCCGCAGATGTCGCGAAGATCACCGTGGAGGCCGTCCGGAACGACCGCTTCTACGTGCTGCCGCACCCCAAGATCAAATCCTCCATCGAGAGCCGGATGCGCGACATTCTGGACGAGCGAAATCCGACGAACCTGCTGCCCACCTAA
- a CDS encoding phosphoglycerate mutase family protein: MGTVLLVRHGQASFGSDDYDCLSELGIEQSRLLGDWLSACGRTIDRAVVGGMKRHRQTAEACLSAMGLGACPLEIDAGFEEYDADEVVIRHRPEFADRQVLARLLAEHDNPRRAFQSIFSAAIDRWVGGEWDADYREPWSTFRTRCVAALRRLTDDPGPSRTVAVFTSGGPITAICQHLLGIPDRSIFELNWSIVNSSMTALRFSSRSSSEHPGRVTLSSFNVVAHLERMQNVRLITYR, translated from the coding sequence ATGGGCACCGTTCTTCTCGTTCGTCATGGGCAGGCGTCGTTCGGCAGCGACGACTACGACTGCCTGTCCGAGTTGGGCATCGAGCAGTCGCGGCTGCTCGGAGACTGGCTCTCGGCCTGCGGACGGACGATCGATCGCGCCGTCGTGGGGGGCATGAAACGGCATCGCCAAACCGCGGAAGCCTGCCTCTCCGCGATGGGGCTTGGCGCGTGCCCGTTGGAAATCGATGCGGGCTTCGAAGAGTACGATGCGGACGAGGTGGTCATTCGGCACCGGCCCGAATTCGCCGACCGTCAGGTGCTGGCCCGTCTTTTGGCGGAGCATGACAATCCGCGGCGGGCATTTCAAAGTATCTTCTCCGCCGCCATCGATCGCTGGGTGGGCGGCGAATGGGATGCCGATTACCGTGAGCCGTGGTCGACTTTTCGCACGCGGTGCGTGGCCGCGCTTCGGCGTTTGACCGACGATCCAGGGCCTTCGCGCACGGTCGCCGTGTTTACATCGGGCGGACCCATCACGGCCATTTGCCAACATCTCCTCGGCATACCCGACCGCAGCATTTTCGAGCTGAACTGGTCCATCGTCAACAGCAGCATGACCGCGCTGCGCTTCTCCAGTAGGTCCAGCAGCGAGCATCCCGGGCGCGTGACTTTGAGCTCGTTCAATGTCGTCGCGCACCTCGAACGCATGCAAAATGTGCGTTTGATTACCTACCGATAA